A part of Pectobacterium cacticida genomic DNA contains:
- the clcA gene encoding H(+)/Cl(-) exchange transporter ClcA: MTVMSRLSASVSSPAERRAAIAQFVRRDKTPVLILLLAAIVGTITGLVGVAFERTVNWVIQQRIALQELLPDSELRWLFAAAISAVLAVWGYFLVRRFAPEAGGSGIPEIEGALEELRPVRWWRVLPVKFFGGIGTLGSGMVLGREGPTVQLGGNIGGMIADILPKRQQDGRHSLLATGAAAGLSAAFNAPLAGILFIIEEMRPQFRYSLISIKAVFIGVIMSSIVFRFFNGEQAVINVGQLPSAPLNTLWLYLVLGLIFGVVGVMFNALVLRTQSLFLAFHGKRMSRFLLVGALAGGLCGMLSVVFQEATGGGFALIPLAAAEHYSIGMLFGIFLIRVFMTLLCFGSGAPGGIFAPMLALGTLLGAACGMAAGQIFPDYDIGASTFAVAGMGALFAASVRAPLTGIVLVLEMTDNYQLILPMIVTCLGATLLAQFLGGKPLYSSILARTLQRQAQAEQEQQIKAAISVKS; encoded by the coding sequence ATGACTGTCATGAGCAGACTTTCCGCATCCGTTTCTTCTCCGGCTGAGCGTCGTGCTGCTATTGCCCAATTTGTTCGACGTGATAAAACGCCCGTGTTGATTCTTCTACTCGCCGCCATCGTAGGGACGATAACCGGGCTGGTCGGTGTTGCTTTTGAACGCACGGTGAATTGGGTGATACAGCAGCGTATCGCACTCCAGGAACTCTTACCGGACAGTGAATTGCGTTGGCTTTTTGCCGCCGCGATCTCGGCCGTGCTGGCGGTCTGGGGGTATTTTTTGGTGCGGCGTTTTGCCCCTGAGGCTGGTGGGTCGGGGATTCCCGAAATTGAAGGCGCATTAGAAGAACTCAGGCCAGTACGCTGGTGGCGGGTATTACCCGTTAAGTTTTTTGGTGGTATTGGCACACTCGGTTCGGGCATGGTGCTGGGGCGTGAAGGGCCGACGGTGCAATTGGGGGGAAATATCGGTGGCATGATTGCGGATATTTTGCCGAAGCGGCAGCAGGATGGCCGTCACTCATTGCTTGCCACCGGTGCGGCGGCCGGGCTTTCGGCGGCCTTTAATGCGCCATTGGCCGGAATACTCTTTATCATTGAGGAAATGCGACCGCAGTTTCGTTATAGCCTCATCTCGATCAAAGCGGTATTCATTGGCGTCATTATGTCGAGCATTGTCTTTCGCTTTTTCAACGGCGAACAGGCCGTGATCAATGTTGGGCAACTGCCATCCGCGCCGCTCAATACGCTGTGGCTATATTTGGTGCTTGGTCTTATTTTTGGCGTCGTCGGCGTGATGTTTAATGCTTTAGTCCTGCGGACACAGTCGCTGTTTCTCGCTTTCCATGGTAAGCGGATGTCGCGCTTCCTGTTGGTTGGCGCGCTGGCGGGGGGGCTTTGTGGCATGCTATCCGTCGTCTTTCAGGAGGCCACCGGTGGCGGATTTGCGCTTATCCCTCTTGCGGCGGCGGAACATTACAGTATTGGCATGCTGTTTGGCATCTTTCTGATCCGCGTTTTTATGACGCTGCTTTGTTTCGGCTCTGGCGCGCCTGGCGGCATTTTCGCGCCGATGCTGGCGTTAGGGACGCTGCTTGGGGCTGCGTGTGGTATGGCCGCCGGCCAGATTTTTCCTGATTATGACATTGGCGCGAGTACGTTCGCGGTGGCGGGGATGGGGGCGCTGTTCGCGGCATCGGTTCGCGCACCACTGACGGGTATCGTGCTGGTGTTGGAAATGACTGACAATTATCAATTAATTTTGCCTATGATCGTGACATGTCTTGGGGCGACACTACTGGCGCAATTCCTGGGAGGCAAGCCGCTTTACTCTTCTATTTTGGCTCGGACGCTGCAGCGTCAGGCGCAGGCCGAGCAGGAACAGCAGATTAAGGCGGCAATCTCTGTCAAATCTTGA
- the hemL gene encoding glutamate-1-semialdehyde 2,1-aminomutase — translation MNQSESLYAAAQQLIPGGVNSPVRAFNGVGGVPLFIERADGAYLYDVDGKAYIDYVGSWGPMVLGHNHPAIRNAVIAAAERGLSFGAPTEMEVEMARLVTSLVPSMDMVRMVNSGTEATMSAIRLARGYTGRDKIIKFEGCYHGHADCLLVKAGSGALTLGQPNSPGVPADFARHTLTCIYNDLSSVRTVFERYPNEIAAIIVEPVAGNMNCVPPLPDFLPGLRTLCDEFGALFIIDEVMTGFRVALAGAQSYYGVVPDLTCLGKIIGGGMPVGAFGGKREVMQALAPTGPVYQAGTLSGNPIAMAAGFACLTEVAQPGVHEKLTALTQQLAEGLLAAATAENIPLVVNQAGGMFGLFFTDAESVTCYQDVMQCDVERFKRFFHLMLEEGVYLAPSAFEAGFMSLAHTPQDIERTVEAARRSFSRL, via the coding sequence ATGAACCAATCCGAAAGCCTGTATGCGGCTGCACAGCAACTTATTCCCGGCGGTGTCAACTCGCCCGTCCGGGCTTTTAACGGCGTCGGCGGTGTTCCGCTGTTCATTGAGCGGGCTGATGGCGCTTATCTCTACGATGTTGACGGAAAAGCGTACATTGATTATGTGGGATCGTGGGGTCCAATGGTGTTAGGCCACAATCATCCTGCAATTCGTAACGCCGTGATCGCGGCGGCAGAGCGCGGCCTGAGTTTTGGCGCACCGACCGAAATGGAAGTCGAGATGGCGCGGCTAGTAACCTCTCTGGTTCCCAGCATGGATATGGTCCGAATGGTTAATTCCGGTACGGAAGCGACCATGAGTGCCATTCGTCTGGCGCGAGGTTATACCGGCCGCGACAAAATCATCAAATTTGAAGGCTGTTACCATGGTCATGCCGATTGCCTGCTGGTGAAGGCGGGTTCGGGTGCACTCACGCTTGGCCAGCCGAATTCTCCCGGCGTTCCGGCCGATTTCGCTCGCCATACGCTAACCTGTATTTATAACGATCTTTCATCGGTACGCACTGTATTCGAACGCTACCCCAATGAGATCGCCGCGATTATCGTTGAGCCCGTCGCGGGCAACATGAACTGCGTGCCGCCGTTACCCGATTTTCTGCCTGGCTTACGCACCCTGTGCGATGAGTTCGGCGCGCTGTTCATCATCGATGAGGTGATGACCGGCTTCCGCGTTGCGTTGGCGGGGGCGCAGTCGTACTACGGTGTGGTGCCGGATCTGACCTGTCTGGGGAAAATCATCGGCGGCGGCATGCCCGTCGGCGCTTTCGGCGGAAAACGCGAGGTTATGCAAGCACTCGCGCCAACCGGCCCGGTTTACCAGGCGGGAACACTGTCCGGCAACCCGATTGCTATGGCGGCAGGCTTTGCCTGTTTGACGGAAGTCGCGCAACCCGGTGTACATGAAAAACTCACCGCGTTGACCCAACAGTTGGCAGAGGGCCTGCTGGCTGCCGCGACAGCCGAAAATATTCCGCTGGTGGTGAATCAGGCGGGCGGTATGTTTGGTTTATTCTTTACGGATGCCGAGAGCGTCACCTGTTATCAGGATGTGATGCAGTGCGATGTCGAGCGCTTTAAGCGGTTCTTCCACCTGATGCTGGAGGAAGGGGTTTATCTCGCGCCGTCTGCTTTTGAAGCGGGCTTTATGTCGCTGGCACATACGCCACAGGATATCGAACGTACCGTTGAAGCGGCGCGGCGTAGCTTCTCTCGCCTGTAA
- the fhuB gene encoding Fe(3+)-hydroxamate ABC transporter permease FhuB: MSNPLSVDSPHAHQRVGRPFMLPAAVIGFLLIVMLGMSGYNLQQQLPMAQWFTSAVQPAPNNMPQLLFHHSLLPRMVLALLVGAGLGLCGVLFQQVLRNPLAEPSTLGIATGAQLGITLVTLWALPDSAGLQQAAAMIGALVVGVLVFGIAWGKRLSPVTLILAGLVLSFYCSAVNQLLMLFYHEQLQSVFLWSSGVLNQQDWRNVQFVFPRLVVCFCLAFFLIRPLTLLGLDDSIARNLGLGLSLARLSALGLGIFLCAQLVNAAGIIGFIGLFAPLLAKMLGARRLLHRLLVAPLLGALLLGIADQGVIWLSRGWVEIPTGAATALIGAPLLLWLLPRLRNGAQPVIIDSSSTSTRERRLWGKWLVLGFVLLSMVVITALMLGKDAQGWQWGGGDVFAQLLSWRWPRVLAALTAGIMLAVAGTLIQKLTGNPMGSPEVLGISSGAAFGVIILLFFIPGNAFMWLLPAGSAGAALTLLIMVIIASRGGFSTQRMLLAGIALSMAFSTVVALLLASGDPRMGTVLTWLSGSTYAVEPVGAIRTAVIAILLLSIVPLCQRWLRILPLGTTTARALGVAVTPVRLLVLLLASVLTALSTLMVGPMSFVGLMAPHMARMLGFNRVLPQIVSSALIGGALMVIADWCGRMILFPAQVPAGLLATFIGAPYFVYLLRKQVK; the protein is encoded by the coding sequence ATGTCTAATCCTCTGTCTGTCGATTCCCCTCATGCGCACCAGCGCGTGGGCCGTCCGTTCATGTTACCGGCGGCGGTAATCGGTTTTTTGCTGATCGTGATGCTAGGCATGAGCGGCTACAATTTGCAGCAGCAGTTACCGATGGCACAGTGGTTCACTAGCGCGGTGCAGCCTGCTCCGAATAACATGCCGCAGCTTTTGTTTCACCACAGTCTGTTACCGCGTATGGTGCTGGCGCTGCTGGTTGGCGCCGGCCTGGGGCTGTGCGGGGTATTGTTCCAGCAGGTCTTGCGTAACCCACTGGCCGAACCGTCAACGCTGGGGATTGCTACGGGCGCGCAGCTAGGAATCACACTGGTGACGCTGTGGGCGCTACCTGACAGCGCGGGCCTCCAACAGGCGGCGGCAATGATCGGCGCGCTGGTGGTTGGCGTGCTGGTGTTTGGCATCGCCTGGGGGAAGCGTTTATCGCCCGTTACCCTGATACTGGCAGGGTTGGTGCTGAGTTTCTACTGTAGCGCGGTGAACCAACTACTGATGCTCTTTTATCATGAACAACTTCAGAGCGTGTTTCTCTGGAGCAGTGGCGTGTTGAATCAGCAGGACTGGCGTAATGTGCAATTTGTTTTCCCGCGTCTCGTGGTCTGTTTTTGTCTGGCTTTTTTCCTGATTCGACCACTGACGTTATTGGGGCTGGATGATAGTATCGCACGCAATCTGGGGCTTGGGCTGTCGCTGGCGCGCTTGAGTGCGCTTGGGTTAGGGATTTTTCTGTGCGCGCAACTGGTCAATGCGGCGGGCATCATCGGATTTATCGGCCTGTTTGCGCCGCTGCTGGCGAAAATGCTGGGTGCGCGGCGTTTGCTGCATCGCCTCTTAGTCGCGCCGCTGCTGGGGGCGCTACTGCTTGGTATCGCCGATCAGGGCGTTATCTGGTTGAGCCGGGGGTGGGTTGAGATCCCGACGGGGGCGGCGACGGCGCTAATTGGCGCGCCGCTGTTGCTATGGCTGCTGCCGCGTCTACGCAATGGCGCGCAGCCTGTGATAATCGACAGTAGCAGCACGTCGACGCGTGAACGTCGTCTATGGGGAAAATGGTTGGTGCTTGGTTTCGTATTGTTGAGCATGGTCGTTATCACCGCGCTAATGCTGGGGAAAGATGCGCAGGGCTGGCAGTGGGGCGGGGGGGATGTCTTTGCGCAGTTGCTTTCATGGCGCTGGCCTCGGGTTTTGGCGGCGCTGACGGCCGGGATTATGCTGGCCGTGGCGGGAACGCTAATACAGAAATTAACGGGTAACCCGATGGGAAGCCCGGAAGTGTTGGGGATTAGCTCCGGTGCTGCGTTTGGCGTCATTATTTTGTTGTTCTTTATTCCGGGCAACGCGTTTATGTGGCTGCTTCCGGCCGGGAGCGCAGGGGCTGCGTTAACGCTATTGATCATGGTCATTATCGCCAGTCGTGGCGGTTTCTCTACGCAACGTATGCTACTGGCGGGGATCGCGCTGAGTATGGCGTTTTCCACGGTGGTCGCACTGCTGCTGGCGAGTGGCGATCCGCGCATGGGAACGGTACTGACCTGGTTATCGGGGTCGACTTATGCGGTGGAACCGGTCGGTGCGATACGCACGGCTGTCATCGCCATCCTGCTTTTGTCGATCGTTCCGCTGTGTCAGCGTTGGCTGCGGATCCTGCCGCTTGGCACGACGACGGCCAGAGCGCTTGGCGTGGCCGTCACGCCGGTTCGCTTGCTGGTTTTATTACTGGCATCGGTACTGACAGCGCTGTCCACACTGATGGTCGGGCCAATGAGTTTTGTCGGCCTGATGGCACCGCACATGGCGCGGATGCTGGGCTTTAACCGCGTGTTGCCGCAAATCGTCAGTTCGGCATTGATTGGTGGCGCGCTGATGGTTATTGCGGACTGGTGTGGCCGCATGATCCTCTTTCCGGCACAGGTTCCGGCGGGGCTCCTTGCGACGTTTATCGGTGCGCCCTATTTTGTTTACCTGTTGCGTAAGCAGGTGAAATAA
- the fhuD gene encoding Fe(3+)-hydroxamate ABC transporter substrate-binding protein FhuD, producing the protein MMPEHFIASSHHDIGRRRLLTALLLSPLIYSAASRSATTAIDVNRIVALEWLPIELLLALGIVPFAIADKRNYGLWVKEPTLPASVIDVGLRTEPNLELLTQIRPSLILYSEGYGPSAAKMSRIAPLLGFSFSNAERKPLTSAQASVMKLADALNMQAAGERHLVELAQFLRQEKIALQPYTERPLLLITLVDSRHVLVIAKNSLFQEVMDHIGIDNAWQGETSFWGSTMVGIERLAEIEDANVLCFEHGDSAISAQLESNPLWQAMPFVRQRRLQRVPAVWLYGGTLSAMRFCRILSQAMEVRNHV; encoded by the coding sequence ATGATGCCTGAACATTTTATCGCTTCTTCTCATCACGATATAGGCCGACGCCGCTTATTGACGGCGCTGCTGTTATCGCCGCTGATTTATTCAGCGGCAAGTCGATCTGCCACCACAGCCATCGATGTAAACCGCATTGTCGCGCTGGAATGGTTGCCAATTGAGTTGCTTCTGGCGCTGGGCATCGTACCTTTTGCGATCGCCGATAAGCGCAATTACGGCCTCTGGGTGAAAGAACCCACGTTGCCTGCGTCAGTGATCGATGTCGGGTTGCGTACCGAGCCGAATCTGGAGTTGCTGACGCAAATTCGTCCGTCGCTGATCCTTTATTCAGAAGGTTACGGGCCGTCGGCGGCGAAAATGTCACGGATTGCCCCACTGCTGGGTTTTAGTTTCAGCAATGCGGAGAGAAAGCCGCTGACGTCGGCGCAGGCCTCAGTGATGAAACTGGCCGATGCGCTAAATATGCAAGCAGCCGGAGAACGGCACCTGGTGGAGCTGGCGCAGTTTCTCCGGCAAGAAAAGATTGCATTACAACCGTATACCGAGCGACCTCTTTTACTTATCACGCTGGTCGATAGCCGACACGTACTGGTCATCGCCAAAAACAGCCTTTTTCAGGAAGTGATGGATCATATTGGGATAGATAACGCCTGGCAGGGTGAAACCAGCTTTTGGGGGAGCACTATGGTGGGTATTGAACGCCTGGCGGAAATTGAGGACGCCAACGTGCTTTGCTTCGAACATGGTGATAGCGCCATTAGCGCACAGCTTGAGAGTAATCCGCTCTGGCAGGCGATGCCCTTTGTGCGTCAACGGCGTTTACAGCGCGTGCCTGCCGTCTGGCTATATGGTGGAACGCTCTCGGCGATGCGTTTTTGCCGCATCCTGAGTCAGGCAATGGAGGTGAGAAATCATGTCTAA
- the fhuC gene encoding Fe3+-hydroxamate ABC transporter ATP-binding protein FhuC — MQNQTVLPDTPFRLDDVSFAVAGRTLLHPLSITFPVGKVCGLIGHNGSGKSTLLKILGRHQPASGGTAYLGERAIASWDSKTFARQVAYLPQQLPAAEGMTVRELVAVGRYPWHGALGRFGLVDREKVEEAITLVGLKPFANRLVDSLSGGERQRAWLAMTVAQDSRCLLLDEPTSALDIAHQVEVLELIQRMSRERGITVIAVLHDINMAARYCDRLVALRGGKMVAQGEPVALMQGDVLEAIYGIPMGTLPHPAGGAPVSFVY; from the coding sequence ATGCAAAATCAAACTGTACTGCCTGACACCCCCTTCAGACTGGATGACGTCAGCTTTGCCGTCGCCGGGCGCACGCTGTTACATCCGCTTTCCATCACCTTTCCTGTCGGAAAGGTGTGCGGACTGATCGGACACAATGGTTCAGGCAAATCGACGTTGTTGAAAATTCTGGGGCGTCATCAACCCGCTAGCGGCGGCACCGCCTATTTGGGAGAACGGGCTATCGCAAGCTGGGACAGCAAGACATTTGCCCGTCAGGTCGCGTATCTACCACAGCAGCTACCTGCTGCCGAAGGGATGACGGTGCGTGAGTTGGTTGCTGTAGGGCGTTACCCCTGGCATGGCGCATTAGGCCGTTTTGGTCTTGTCGATCGGGAAAAGGTCGAAGAAGCCATTACGCTGGTAGGACTAAAGCCTTTCGCTAATCGTCTGGTGGATAGCCTGTCAGGCGGCGAACGGCAGCGGGCCTGGCTAGCAATGACGGTGGCGCAGGATAGCCGCTGCCTATTACTCGATGAACCCACTTCCGCGCTGGATATTGCGCATCAGGTTGAGGTGCTGGAGCTGATCCAGCGCATGAGCCGCGAACGAGGCATTACCGTGATTGCGGTGCTGCATGATATCAATATGGCGGCCCGTTACTGCGATCGTCTGGTGGCATTGCGTGGGGGAAAAATGGTGGCACAGGGCGAGCCTGTCGCGCTGATGCAAGGGGACGTGCTGGAAGCCATCTACGGCATTCCGATGGGCACCCTACCTCATCCGGCAGGCGGCGCGCCGGTCAGCTTTGTTTATTAA
- the mrcB gene encoding bifunctional glycosyl transferase/transpeptidase, producing the protein MSRDDREPIGRIGKAPKRKLERKSTTRRRRDDDDDYEEDDEDGDDAMTRKPQRKRRLLGLMIKLFLIFAVAMAIYGVYLDSLIRSRIDGKVWQLPAAVYGRMVNLEPGMAYSQKEMISLLEGMQYRQVSRITRPGEFSVRGNSIDMLRRPFDFPDGKEGQIQARLTFVNDRLSQIKNMDNQRNFGFFRLDPRLITMMQSPNGEQRLFVPRNGFPDLLVDTLVATEDRHFYEHDGISLLSIGRAFLANITAGRAVQGGSTLTQQLVKNLFLTNERSLWRKANEAYMALIMDYRYSKDRILELYLNEVYLGQSGSDQIRGFPLASLYYFGRPVNELSLDQQALLVGMVKGASLYNPWRNPKITLERRNLVLRLLQNQQVIDEDLYNMLSARPLGVQPKGGVISPQPAFIQLVRQELQQRLGDKVNDLSGVKIFTTLDPVSQDAAEKAVEVGIPALRAARNVSDLEAAMVIVDRFSGEVRAMVGGAQTQYAGFNRALQARRPVGSLAKPPTYLTALSQPDKYRLNTLLADEPLSIKQPNGQLWQPKNYDRQFRGRVMLVDALAHSLNVPTVNLGIAVGLDQVSATLKRLGIPENVIEPVPAMLLGAISLTPMEVAQEYQTIASGGNRAPLSSLRSVIAEDGTVLYQSFPQAERAVPAQAAYLTLYGMQQVVARGTSRSLAVKFPNYHLAAKTGTTNDLRDSWFAGIDGKEVAIAWVGRDNNGPAKLTGANGALTIYRRYLENQTPLPLMLTPPEGITTMTVDASGNVICDGSSGGRVLPVWTDNPQALCQPSAAPSSVQQEQPSDDVPGWIKQMFGQ; encoded by the coding sequence ATGTCTCGGGACGACCGCGAACCAATCGGACGCATAGGGAAAGCGCCAAAACGTAAGCTGGAACGCAAATCCACTACACGACGTCGTAGGGATGACGACGATGACTATGAAGAGGACGACGAGGATGGTGATGACGCGATGACGCGAAAACCACAACGAAAACGGCGTTTGCTGGGGCTAATGATAAAGCTGTTTCTGATCTTCGCCGTAGCGATGGCGATCTATGGCGTATATCTCGACAGCCTGATCCGTAGCCGCATTGACGGTAAAGTCTGGCAACTCCCCGCCGCCGTTTATGGCCGTATGGTCAACCTTGAACCCGGAATGGCGTATAGCCAGAAGGAGATGATCAGCCTGCTGGAAGGCATGCAATACAGGCAGGTAAGCCGTATTACTCGTCCAGGGGAATTTAGCGTGCGTGGCAATAGCATCGATATGCTGCGCCGTCCGTTTGATTTCCCTGATGGGAAAGAGGGGCAAATCCAGGCGCGACTAACCTTTGTCAACGATCGCCTGTCGCAGATTAAGAATATGGACAACCAGCGGAATTTCGGTTTTTTTCGCCTCGATCCCAGGCTGATCACCATGATGCAATCGCCGAATGGCGAACAGCGTTTGTTCGTGCCGCGTAACGGTTTCCCCGATTTATTGGTGGATACGCTGGTGGCGACGGAAGACCGTCATTTCTATGAACATGATGGCATCAGCCTGCTCTCCATTGGGCGGGCGTTTTTAGCCAATATCACCGCGGGACGCGCCGTACAGGGCGGCAGTACGTTAACTCAGCAGTTAGTCAAGAATTTGTTTCTGACGAATGAACGTTCGCTGTGGCGTAAAGCCAATGAAGCCTATATGGCGCTGATCATGGATTATCGCTACAGCAAGGATCGCATTCTTGAGCTGTATTTGAACGAAGTGTATCTCGGTCAGAGCGGTAGCGATCAGATTCGCGGGTTCCCGCTCGCCAGCCTGTACTATTTCGGTCGTCCAGTAAATGAATTGAGTCTTGACCAGCAGGCGCTATTGGTAGGCATGGTCAAAGGCGCGTCACTGTATAACCCGTGGCGCAACCCAAAGATTACCTTAGAGCGACGTAATCTGGTTTTGCGTCTGTTGCAAAATCAGCAGGTAATTGATGAAGATCTGTATAACATGCTGAGTGCGCGCCCGTTGGGCGTGCAGCCGAAAGGCGGTGTTATCAGCCCGCAACCGGCCTTTATTCAACTGGTGCGTCAGGAATTACAACAGCGGTTAGGTGACAAGGTTAACGATCTCTCTGGCGTGAAGATCTTTACCACACTCGATCCGGTCTCGCAGGATGCGGCGGAAAAAGCGGTGGAAGTCGGAATACCGGCATTGCGTGCTGCGCGCAACGTTAGCGATTTGGAAGCGGCGATGGTTATCGTCGATCGTTTCAGTGGCGAAGTTCGCGCGATGGTTGGCGGTGCTCAAACCCAATATGCCGGGTTTAACCGTGCGCTACAGGCACGCCGACCTGTCGGATCGCTGGCAAAGCCGCCGACCTATCTGACCGCGCTCAGCCAGCCGGATAAGTATCGTCTGAATACGTTATTGGCGGATGAGCCGTTATCGATCAAGCAGCCTAACGGACAACTGTGGCAGCCAAAGAACTACGATCGTCAATTCCGTGGGCGTGTGATGCTGGTCGATGCGTTGGCGCACTCGCTTAACGTGCCGACCGTTAATCTGGGAATAGCCGTAGGATTAGACCAGGTATCGGCAACGTTGAAACGTTTAGGTATTCCGGAAAATGTGATCGAGCCAGTTCCAGCGATGCTACTGGGGGCGATCAGCTTGACGCCAATGGAAGTGGCGCAAGAATATCAGACGATCGCCAGCGGCGGTAATCGTGCGCCGCTTTCCTCGCTGCGCTCGGTGATTGCGGAAGATGGCACGGTACTGTATCAGAGTTTTCCACAGGCTGAGCGAGCGGTGCCAGCGCAAGCCGCTTATTTAACGCTGTATGGCATGCAGCAGGTTGTTGCACGCGGTACGTCACGGTCGCTGGCGGTGAAATTCCCGAATTATCACCTTGCGGCGAAAACCGGTACTACCAATGATCTTCGCGATAGCTGGTTTGCCGGAATCGACGGTAAAGAAGTGGCGATTGCCTGGGTAGGGCGTGATAACAACGGACCGGCGAAACTGACCGGAGCGAACGGTGCGCTGACGATCTATCGTCGCTATCTGGAAAATCAGACGCCATTACCGCTGATGCTGACGCCACCGGAAGGTATTACCACGATGACGGTGGATGCCAGCGGCAACGTTATTTGCGATGGTAGCAGCGGCGGGCGTGTATTGCCCGTTTGGACCGATAATCCACAGGCGCTCTGCCAGCCCAGCGCAGCGCCATCTTCTGTGCAACAGGAACAACCAAGTGATGATGTTCCTGGGTGGATCAAACAAATGTTTGGACAATAG